Genomic DNA from Candidatus Cloacimonadota bacterium:
TGATAAATGCATGGAATCACTTCTTTCCCTGTTTTATCGATAAATCCAAATTTATTATTCACTTCAACAGCTGCAAATCCATTATGAAATGATTCGGATTCCATTTCATATTTTATCGAAGTGATCGGATTGCCTTTTTTATCAATATATCCATATTTTCCATTAAGTTTTACCTGGGCTAATCCGTCCGAAAAATCTTTCGCCTTATCATATTTGCAGGGAACGACTTCTACACCTAATTCGTCTATGTATCCGTAATGTCCTCCAGTTTTGTAACCGTAATCATCGTATTCACCTGTATAAACAATTGCCATACCATCAGCAAAATCATCGATGTCAGTATATTTGATCTCAGTAACGGGATTCCCTTCTTTACCTATTAATCCCCATTTACCATTTAATTTAACTCCTCCAAGTCCGTTTTCAAAAGAAATTACTGAATCGTACTTTAATTCTATCACTACTTTACCGGAATGATCAATATAACCTTTTTTGTTATCCTTCTCGACAGCAGCTAAACCTTCGGAAAAATCGTAAGCATTTTCGTATATACAGGGGATAACCTCTTGACCTTCACTATTTATGAAACCATATCTTTTGTTATATTCTTCATCCCTTTTACAGACTCTTGCAAGACCTTCAGAAAAATATGATGCACTGAGATATTTTAACTCAACTATGTTTTCACCTTTAGTGTTATAAAATCCATACTCGTTTTTTGTGTTGACTTCAAAAAATCCTTCTTTAACAGGTCCAACGTGAGTGAACCATGTAGGCACGATTGTTTCACCGGATTTGTTAATTATTCCACTTTTATGGTTGTTAACAACTAATGCATAGCCATTGATGAAGGGATCTGCTAGGCCGAACTGGCACTCTATTTTGATATTTTTATTGTGATCTGCATAGCCCCACAGTTCACCATTGAAATAGGGAACCAGCTCAGGTGTTTGTGCAAAGCAGGTTGAAATGAATGCTGTCATGAGTGCAAGCACGAGGAGAACAAGAACTATATTAATTTTGTATTTCATTTTAGTTTCTCCTTTATTTTTTGTCTTATTTCCAGAGCAATTTTCCTGTTTTATCGATGCATTGTAATTGTGAAAACTGAGTCACGAGAACCAAAGCAACACCGTCTTGAAAATCATTGACTTGGAAGAATTGCGGATCGATAACAATCGTCCCTTCTTTATCGATAAATCCCCAGGAATTACCTTTCCTTACTGCAGCGAGACCTTCATTAAACGATCTTGCTTCGTCATATTGGTAATCGATAACTTTGGTTGCCTTATTGTCGATAAATCCCCATTTACCGTTGTTCAGGACAGGTGCCAATCCTTCTTTGAAATCACCAATATTTTGATACATAGGCAAGATCTGCCAGATGCCTTTTTTATCAATGTAACCACAAGTATTATTATCACTTTGAGCACCAGCTAATCCTTCTGAAAAATTAAGAACACCTTTAAATTTTATTTTGACTGCAATATTTCCATCTCGATCAATAAAACCGAATTTCCCGTCTTTTTTTACACGCGCCATACCTTCGACAAAACTATTCGCTTCATAAAAATCGGGCATCATTAATGAAAATAACCGTTTACCTTCCTTATCTATATATCGCCATTTCCCATCTAATTTTACTGCTGCATAACCTTCAGAAAATTGCTGGACATCTTCGTATTGCGGTTCAATGATAATCTTCCCTGTTTTATCAATGAATCCGTATTTATAATCAATTCTTACAGGAGCTAATCCTTCCTGGAAATTATCTGATACTTCAAAAATGGGATTAATAATAAGTTCACCCTTTTCATTAATAAAACCATATTTATCGTCTATTTCAATCGGAGCTAATCCATCTACAAATTCACTGCTCAGAGTGTAATCGAAATGTGGATCAATAACATATTCACCTTTAGCATTGATAAATCCTGATTTCCTATCATTCCATGTTGCAGCTAATCCCTCAGAGAAACTTCGCACATCGTCGAATTGAGGTGTAATTATTATGTCACCTTTTTTATTGATAAAACCCCATTTACCATTTATTTGTACCGCACATAAGTCTTCAGAAAAATATTGAACCAGATCAAATTGCGGTTCGATAACGATCTTTCCCTTTTTATTTACAAATCCCCAGAGATTATCTCTTTCAATACTTGCAATGCCATCCTGGAACGAGCTAGCATTTTCAAATTGGGATTCGATAACAAATTTTCCTTTTTTATTGATGTAGCCATATTGAGAATTAGTTTTTGCTGGTGCAAATCCTTCACTGAATCTTCCGACACTTTTAAAGTTTGGTTTTATAACTTCGTTGCCTTTTTTGTCGATAAATCCCCATGAATCATCAATTTCTACTCCAACTAATCCTTCACTAAATGACCAGTTTGCATATTTAAATTGCGGAAGAATAGTATAATTACCTTTATTGTCTATGAAACCCCACATATCACTATATTCAACTGCTGCTACTCCTTCTGAGAAATCCATTGTTAAATCATAATCAGTTAGGCCAATGACAATATTACCCTTTTTATCGATGTAACCCTTCTCGTCATCGATAACTACTCGAGCACGGTCTTCATGAAATTCATATGCTAAGTTAAATTTTGGTTCTATAACAACTTCGCCTTTTCTATCAATATAACCCATACGATGCACACCATCGCATTCAGATGACCGAAACTGAACTACGGCAACACCATCACTGAAATTATTACATGATGTAAATCTTGGAAATATTGCAAATTTACCTGTCTTGTCGATGTATCCTGCGTTATTAGAGAAAAAGACACATGCTAATCCTTCACTGAATCCGGGAGGTTTCGCATAAAATATCGGGTCAACGATAAAATCACCACTCTCATTAATGAATCCCCAGTATGACCCCACTCTGACAGCTGCTTTGCCCTCCGAAAAGTAGTCGATCTCATCAAATTGAGGGGTTATGAGAACCTCTCCTTGTACATTCATATAACCCCATTTTGACCCTTCACGATAGGGGAGTAAGTTGCTTCCTTCTGCAAAGCAAATCGAAGTTAATATCAAAAGAAAGTTTATACCAAGCAATGTTAGATTGAGCATTATTTTACGACTCATGGATGATCTCCTTTATTAAAAAAGTTGATATTACTACTTTAATAGTTTTGATAAATTTGTAATAGATTTACGTCAAGAAATTGGAAAACTGAATATAATATTATTTCTTCTGTATAACACTTCCTTGCCCGAGTGTAATCACATAGAATATACTTATAATTCCAAATAGCCAGGTAAGATCGACTCCCACAGTTTGAATAGATGAGAAGATAATGAGATAAAGAACAGTGAAGATAATCGAAGCAATCGCAAAGAAACTGCTTAGTTTTTTTCCAAGAGCATCTTCTCTAAACTTCTTTGCTCTGAAAGCATTGAGAACGATGAAAACAATTGATATTAAAAAGCATAAGATCAGGATGTATACGAAGCTTTCATTATAGGTTCCCAGTCCTTCGAGAAACACAATCGGTGATTTACCGATCATAATGATAGCAACGATCCAGGGAATGAGTAAAATTGCTGATATGATCTTCACTCCAAGCTGGCGTTTTTCAGCCGGAAGCAGCCAATACATAAGTAGAAGCATAAAAGGTATCTCGAAATAGAATCCTATGCTTGCAATGCGACGGGCAATTTCATACCCGATCCATCCACTCCAGAGAAAGAGATCACCTAAATGATAGACAAGCAAGCTTAACGTGATTAGAATGATTGCTGTGTCCTCTTTTGATTTGCTCTTCTTTACAAGGAAGTAAACAAATAGAATAAGTAGAATTATGACTGCCATGAACGGTACTATCCATTCCATATTAATCCTCCGATGTTTTTATTTTGTTTTACTGTCGAAATTTAACAAAAAATTTCATAACTATATTGTTACTCAAAAATACTTTGGATCCCAATGACAAATGCAGGAGCAAACGTTGATGTATGCTCTTCACCGGGAATTGTTTTATATTCTGTAAGAAGACCTTTATAATTCCTTGTGTTAATAATGTCATTGAATTTTTTTACAAACATAAAATCTTCATATTCCTTAGCACCAAGGGATAGAAATACTTGTGCTTGTAACTCATCATTGTTTTGTGAAAAATCCTTTTCATTATCAAAGATCATCGTGTCATCCCACCAGAACGATGGACTTATTAAAATATACCTATTGAACAAATCAGGATCTTCAAAAAGAGTATACGCACCAAACAATCCACCAAGTGAATATCCAACCAAAACACGTTCATCTGGGACGATCCTATAATTCATTTCTATAAGTGGAATAAGTTCATTTTGTATGAATTTAAGAAAATTATCAGCTCCACCCCCGCCTTGAAATGCCTTTACAGCATAACTCTCAGTGGGACAAAAATCACGTATCCTTTTTTGATACCAATCATCGAATGTTCCATTGTATGTAATGCCAACAATGATCATTTCCGGGATTTGCTTACCAAAAGCCATCATGAATGCTGACTCGCGTACTGTTCCTAGTAGATAATCTGCATCTAACAAATAGAGAACTGGATAAGTTTTATTTGTCTTGTAATAATCTTTAGGTAATGCAATTGTGATCTGATAGGTGTCATCAACAAATGTTGATTTGATTTCTCTTACTTCAGTATCCGGCATTAATGCTTGTGGCAATATATCTTTCTTCTTTCTTTTAGGAGGAACATATTCCTTATAATATTCAGTTCCGTTTTTATCAATATAGAATTCCCTTCCATCTAGTTCAACCTTTGCTAAGCCGTCTTTGAATTTTGAGCCCATGTACTTATGTGTTTTATATTTATAGGGAATTCTCAGAATTCCGAGGGTATCAAGAAAACCGGTTTTATTATTTTCTTTAACATAAATCAAACCTTCTGAAAAATCGTAACCAATATCATCATCTCCATATTTAGGTTCAATAATTTCTTCACCCAACCTGTTTATGAATCCAATACCACGCAAACTTACTCTAGCAAAACCATCAACTGAAAAATCATAAACTCCATAATATTGTAAAGGTGTGATTTCTTTCCCAGTTGTATCAATAAAGCCCAGATAACCACTTGCATCAGTAACTTGAGCAAATCCGTTAATGAAATTTTCAATATTTTTGTATGTATATGGTACTACTATTTCACCTTTGGAATTTAATAGACCATATTTATTATCTTGTTTATCAGGATACAGTCCGCCGTAATATCTTGCATTTGTTTCATGATTTTTTTCTAGTTCATTACCATATTCATCAAGATAACCTTCATATCCTCCAGTGGGATGGTTTGTATCCTCTTTGGCAAAAGGAGCTAATCCGTTATTTAAATCCTTTACCATACAATATTTAAATGGAATTATTTCTTTGCCTGTTTTATCAATGAAACCATACAACCTGTTTGTATCTTTTACTGCAGCAAGATTCTCGTGAAAATCATTTGCATTTTTGTAAATTAATGGTGTGATTTCATGACCGCTTAAGTCTATGAATCCATATTTATTATTTAGTTCAACTTTTGCAAAACCTTCATGAAATTCATTGATATAATCATATTTCATTTCAGTCAGAGGTTTTCCTGCGATATCGATCAAACCACATTTGTTATTATAATCACATACTTTTGCAACACCATCCGAGAAATCGAAAATATATTTATAACTACATGGAACTAATTTGTTGCCGTGTATCTCGATAAGACCATACCCCTTGAAATCTTCTCTTACTCTAGCCACACCATCCTGAAAAGGAAACGCTTCATCATACGTACATGGAATAAAAACATTCTTGTCTTGATCACAATATCCCCACTTGTCACCATATCTAAAGGGGATGAGTTGTGGAGTATTTGCAAAGCTAAACGTTGATATAATGCTTAACAATATCATGAGTGAAAAAATGATAATTTGTATTTTTTTATTCATTTGAAACCTCGTCATCACGTTATTTGATTATGTTAATAAACTATAATTAAAGAGGATCAAATCGCTGTTCAAGTATGTTATGCAATAGTCTTAGAGAAAACAAATAACTGTCCCATTTAGGAATGATTTTCATTTTGAGAACCAAAGTGATTATTTGTCAAATTAATATATTAGTTGCAAATACTAACATAAATAACACACTTGATTAGGAATGTTGACATTTGAAAGCAGGTAAGTATGAGTACGTTATTACTATGAAACACAATAAAGTCTATAATGCACTTGCACTCTTTTCTGGCGGACTTGACAGTATTCTTGCTGTTAAACTTGTCGAACAGCAGGGAGTTGAAGTCATACCTATTTGTTTTGAGTCTCCTTTCTTCTCGTGTAGAAAAGCTGTTAGTTCTGGAAAAGAAAATAATCTATCTGTACATGTTGTCCACCTTGGAGAGGATTATCTAGATATGATTCGTGAACCGAGATATGGTTATGGAAAAAACATGAATCCGTGTATTGACTGTCATGCCTTTATGTATAAAAAACTCGGTGATATGCTGGTGAAATTCAATGCAGATTTTCTTATTTCAGGTGAAGTGCTTGGACAGCGTCCCATGTCCCAGCAGCTTAACGGCATGAATGCAGTTGCAAAATGGAGTGGGTACAAGGACTTGATCGTACGTCCGCTTTCTCAAAAACTGTTGCCGGACACAAAACCGATCCGGGAAGGTTGGCTCAATAAGGATATACTTCTCGATCTGCAAGGCCGTGGAAGAACACGACAAATTGAATTAGCAAACAAGTTCGGTATAACTGAATATCCAACTCCTGCAGGTGGATGTCTTCTAACCGATCCGGGTTATTCAAAGAGGTTTCGTGATCTAATCGATCATAACATGTTTGATCAGAGATTTATCACATTTCTCAATGTTGGAAGGCAGTTTCGGCTTGATGATTCAACCAAACTTATTCTTGGAAGGAATATGAGTGATAATGATTACATCCTAAAACTGATAGAGAAAAATCAAGATTCGATCGATATCGTTGTTAAAGCAAAGGATATTCCCGGTCCAATCGGTGTTTTGCAAAGTAGAGAAAAATCGATATCTAAGGAAGTTTTAAAACAAGCAGCAGAGATAGTTGTTCGTTATATATCAAAAGCAGCGGATTCTGTTACCGTGCAGGTACGGTTGCCAAACGCTACTATTCGCGAAATGGATATTTCTAAACGAACTAATGGATTTGAAAGAGAACTTTTGATAAATTAGCAACCAATCATCTGTTTACACATTTCATAAAAAAGCGGAATAGGAAATCCCATTACATTAAAGTAACATCCCTCAATCTTATCGATGAACTGGCTTCCATAACCCTGAATACCGTATGCCCCTGCTTTATCCATTGGTTCACTGGTTTCAATATATTCATCAATATCACTAACAGATATTTTATTGAAATACACTTTAGTTTTTGAAATATTTCTAAGAATACTTTCTTTATGCAGAATTGCGATACCAGTTAACACTTCGTGGCATTGCCCTGACAGTTTGTGCAGGATGTCAAAAGCATCCTTTTTATCTGCCGGTTTACCGATAATTTCGTTATGCAGAACAACGGTTGTATCAGCTCCGATAATAAGAGAATCCGGGTAATTCCTTTGGATTTCCTCAGCTTTTTCCTGGGCGTAATGCATAACATATTCTTCAGGCATCATACCATTAATGTGTTCATCTATATGTGAGGGAA
This window encodes:
- a CDS encoding WG repeat-containing protein; its protein translation is MSRKIMLNLTLLGINFLLILTSICFAEGSNLLPYREGSKWGYMNVQGEVLITPQFDEIDYFSEGKAAVRVGSYWGFINESGDFIVDPIFYAKPPGFSEGLACVFFSNNAGYIDKTGKFAIFPRFTSCNNFSDGVAVVQFRSSECDGVHRMGYIDRKGEVVIEPKFNLAYEFHEDRARVVIDDEKGYIDKKGNIVIGLTDYDLTMDFSEGVAAVEYSDMWGFIDNKGNYTILPQFKYANWSFSEGLVGVEIDDSWGFIDKKGNEVIKPNFKSVGRFSEGFAPAKTNSQYGYINKKGKFVIESQFENASSFQDGIASIERDNLWGFVNKKGKIVIEPQFDLVQYFSEDLCAVQINGKWGFINKKGDIIITPQFDDVRSFSEGLAATWNDRKSGFINAKGEYVIDPHFDYTLSSEFVDGLAPIEIDDKYGFINEKGELIINPIFEVSDNFQEGLAPVRIDYKYGFIDKTGKIIIEPQYEDVQQFSEGYAAVKLDGKWRYIDKEGKRLFSLMMPDFYEANSFVEGMARVKKDGKFGFIDRDGNIAVKIKFKGVLNFSEGLAGAQSDNNTCGYIDKKGIWQILPMYQNIGDFKEGLAPVLNNGKWGFIDNKATKVIDYQYDEARSFNEGLAAVRKGNSWGFIDKEGTIVIDPQFFQVNDFQDGVALVLVTQFSQLQCIDKTGKLLWK
- the maf gene encoding septum formation protein Maf, with amino-acid sequence MLHNFLKDTDIILASRSPRRAFLLKQVGLNFKQIPSHIDEHINGMMPEEYVMHYAQEKAEEIQRNYPDSLIIGADTTVVLHNEIIGKPADKKDAFDILHKLSGQCHEVLTGIAILHKESILRNISKTKVYFNKISVSDIDEYIETSEPMDKAGAYGIQGYGSQFIDKIEGCYFNVMGFPIPLFYEMCKQMIGC
- a CDS encoding WG repeat-containing protein yields the protein MKYKINIVLVLLVLALMTAFISTCFAQTPELVPYFNGELWGYADHNKNIKIECQFGLADPFINGYALVVNNHKSGIINKSGETIVPTWFTHVGPVKEGFFEVNTKNEYGFYNTKGENIVELKYLSASYFSEGLARVCKRDEEYNKRYGFINSEGQEVIPCIYENAYDFSEGLAAVEKDNKKGYIDHSGKVVIELKYDSVISFENGLGGVKLNGKWGLIGKEGNPVTEIKYTDIDDFADGMAIVYTGEYDDYGYKTGGHYGYIDELGVEVVPCKYDKAKDFSDGLAQVKLNGKYGYIDKKGNPITSIKYEMESESFHNGFAAVEVNNKFGFIDKTGKEVIPCIYQTTDNFNDGLARVKLDDKWGFIDTSGKIVVPLTYDLVMHFSDGVAFVKMDGKWGLINTSGDLILECKYDNMQKFENGLGKVKVNGNWIFIDLNGT
- a CDS encoding WG repeat-containing protein, giving the protein MNKKIQIIIFSLMILLSIISTFSFANTPQLIPFRYGDKWGYCDQDKNVFIPCTYDEAFPFQDGVARVREDFKGYGLIEIHGNKLVPCSYKYIFDFSDGVAKVCDYNNKCGLIDIAGKPLTEMKYDYINEFHEGFAKVELNNKYGFIDLSGHEITPLIYKNANDFHENLAAVKDTNRLYGFIDKTGKEIIPFKYCMVKDLNNGLAPFAKEDTNHPTGGYEGYLDEYGNELEKNHETNARYYGGLYPDKQDNKYGLLNSKGEIVVPYTYKNIENFINGFAQVTDASGYLGFIDTTGKEITPLQYYGVYDFSVDGFARVSLRGIGFINRLGEEIIEPKYGDDDIGYDFSEGLIYVKENNKTGFLDTLGILRIPYKYKTHKYMGSKFKDGLAKVELDGREFYIDKNGTEYYKEYVPPKRKKKDILPQALMPDTEVREIKSTFVDDTYQITIALPKDYYKTNKTYPVLYLLDADYLLGTVRESAFMMAFGKQIPEMIIVGITYNGTFDDWYQKRIRDFCPTESYAVKAFQGGGGADNFLKFIQNELIPLIEMNYRIVPDERVLVGYSLGGLFGAYTLFEDPDLFNRYILISPSFWWDDTMIFDNEKDFSQNNDELQAQVFLSLGAKEYEDFMFVKKFNDIINTRNYKGLLTEYKTIPGEEHTSTFAPAFVIGIQSIFE
- a CDS encoding DUF814 domain-containing protein, with the protein product MKHNKVYNALALFSGGLDSILAVKLVEQQGVEVIPICFESPFFSCRKAVSSGKENNLSVHVVHLGEDYLDMIREPRYGYGKNMNPCIDCHAFMYKKLGDMLVKFNADFLISGEVLGQRPMSQQLNGMNAVAKWSGYKDLIVRPLSQKLLPDTKPIREGWLNKDILLDLQGRGRTRQIELANKFGITEYPTPAGGCLLTDPGYSKRFRDLIDHNMFDQRFITFLNVGRQFRLDDSTKLILGRNMSDNDYILKLIEKNQDSIDIVVKAKDIPGPIGVLQSREKSISKEVLKQAAEIVVRYISKAADSVTVQVRLPNATIREMDISKRTNGFERELLIN